A genomic stretch from Pempheris klunzingeri isolate RE-2024b chromosome 23, fPemKlu1.hap1, whole genome shotgun sequence includes:
- the sat2a.1 gene encoding thialysine N-epsilon-acetyltransferase — protein sequence MDFTIRAASVEDCKDIARMILELSEYEKLGNIAKVTQKDLEQDGFSKNPFFHGIIAEVPEQHRTQEGHTKIGYALYFYSYSSCLGRSIYMEDLYVMPEFRGKGIGKALMSKVAQLGLAAGCHQLNFTVLDWNKSSLDFYFSHGCNDVTANMGYHYMSCHGEALERLAQP from the exons ATGGACTTCACTATTCGTGCAGCCAGCGTGGAGGACTGCAAGGACATCGCGCGGATGATCCTG GAGCTGTCTGAATATGAGAAACTGGGAAACATTGCGAAAGTCACACAGAAAG ACTTGGAGCAGGACGGCTTCTCCAAGAACCCGTTCTTCCATGGGATCATCGCTGAGGTGCCGGAACAGCACAGAACCCAAgaag GCCACACGAAGATAGGCTATGCACTTTACTTCTATTCCTACAGCTCATGCTTGGGCAGATCCATTTATATGGAGGACTTGTACGTGATGCCTGAGTTCAGAG GGAAGGGCATTGGTAAAGCACTTATGAGCAAAGTAGCACAG CTGGGcctggctgctggctgccaCCAGCTCAACTTCACCGTCCTGGACTGGAACAAGTCATCTCTGGACTTTTACTTCAGCCATGGCTGCAATGATGTTACGGCTAACATGGGCTATCACTATATGAGCTGCCATGGAGAGGCCCTGGAGCGCCTGGCCCAGCCCTAA